The Pomacea canaliculata isolate SZHN2017 linkage group LG14, ASM307304v1, whole genome shotgun sequence genomic sequence TCCTGTAGGAAATCTGCAAGAATCTCCTGAAGCTCTTCATTTCAAGCGCTTTGATTGCCATTCTGATTCTGCAAGTATGGTTCATGTCCGACAGTCGTAAAGCATAATAGGCACtacaagaaacttttaaaacctGACTATGGTGCAGAAGCTGACACCTTCGGCTATACTAATTTTGTTGACACCCTGAGACATGTCTCTCAGCGCAGCTGCTGTCTTTGGAAATGGTCATGTCCAGGTGCTTCAAAGACTGCACCTCCTCCAGCTGCATTCTGTTCATTCAGATCTCTGACTTGCTTAATCCAGCAATGTTCACTTAGACTTTGCTTTTGTCTGTGCTGCTTTCCATCCTGTACACCCTTGCACTATAACTGCAAGTTTGTCAGCAAGGCTTTGTAGCTCTCTATTGCTGCCTGCCATTAAGTCAATGTCCGTTGAAGGTCTGTAGCAGTTACGTCAGAAGCTTGTCAACTACGCCTGTAATAAAAGCTTATCATCCTGTAGTACAAGCTGGCATATCAACACTTTACAAGGATGCTACCTCCATGTCATTCTTTGTcgctgtgtgtgtatatcatCTGTCACGGACTCTATGTTCATCAAGCAAGGGGCTCCTTGTCATCcctaaaataaaactgatgggTTTTGGCTGTTAAGGAGCTCTGATGTTACTAACCTGGTTGATAAATGTAGGTGTGCATATGTTAGGGTGTGTGCTCAACTAGAGGAATGCTTAATCTGGGACTCAATGTGAGAGTGCAATGCTGTTTACCATTGATTATTGCATTTTACTGTTATCATTGCCCATCACACATGTTTTTCAGAAATTCTAGAGAACTCACTTGTTCTTGTCTTGGTACATTAAGTTGTCCATCAAGTTGTTAAAGTTTTCATAGTTGTGCTTGCGAAGTTGTTCCTGCACAAGTGCTATCACCCTTGGCGCATTCAGCATTGGCTGCTCGGACCTGTCTGCAAAGATCCTGGCCAAGGTTATGACCTCCTGTTCCGTCAAGGTTGGCTGAATCTTTAAACCGAAAAGTGTCATGCTGTTAAATATAGCCATGAACCTTTCATAAGTATCAGCTAATGCTGACTTTGTGGTTAAGGTGTGATTATAATGTATTGCGATTGATCACAAGCAGTTTATACCTTCTTAAACATTTGGGCACATGCAAGAAACTATGCATTTTAGTTACTTCATTGGTTTTAGTGCATCATGACATATATTTAAGTTATTATACTTAAACACTTTATTgcacacaacaacacagcagACCAGTTTTACCAAATCCAAGTATTTTGCTTGGTTCTATGATCATAATTATGTGCATCTTTTCATGCAAGAAAATGCTGCTGAAGTATAAACAAACTAAAGCATAAgtacaaatgcatgcatgcatgcacaaaaccttttgaaaaaaaaaaacatgcaagaaaTGTCTCTAAAATTGTCACTTCAAAACATAAGAGTCCTGGTTTAAATATCATTATCCTTGAtttaattttctctgttttaagATTCATTAACTTATTAGATTGTTTGCAATCTAGATTTTCTGTATAAAGATAACAAgtcaacaataaatatttaagtgAAATCACAAATGCAAAACTTCATTCAGTCATGATTTTTTGGTGGAAACAAATGTGGTGGAAATGTTTTGGTCATGAACACATATCCTGAGCCTCTATGATGTTTTCATCAATGAAAACCTTTACCCATTGATAGCAAGTCAACATCATGATTTTCTGTAGAgtttaacattttacaaatcAAAGTTCAAACAGGTGAACTTCTGAATACATAGAAACTAACCTTTTCAGTCGACttctttgtttcagtttctttgcaCTGAGTGCATTTTACTAGCATTCCACGCTGGGAAAAATTATAAGGCAGGGTGCTTATTTTCTCCTATTTCCAGAAAGGCCTTAGATATCCCATAACTATTTATTACATTAGAATTTTATATCAAGATCATTACAAGAACTTGGCATATTAAGTCTATGCTAACTATGACTGTCAAAAACATTCTGTTCTGTGATCCATTCTAAAACGTCTTGAGAACCCTTGCCATGTTTCTGTGAAAGTTGAGAATATATGTAAGAAGATGGGAGAGGCACAAATCACAGTTATGTGGTCTATCCATGCAAGACAATTTGGCAACATTTCAAGGGCTAACCTAGAAGTGTCCTATACTAATCCAGACAGTTTAATTAGTATTGAGTTTTTACTCCAATGATAAGCTACTGTTGCTGTATCCAGCAAAGTCAATACTCCAAAGGTTGCATAAGctgtataaatatattgaaaTTGCCTTATGTTTTATAAGGCTGTTACTGACTGCCATCGGGGATAAATAATTAAGTTGTATTTTATCACATTTATACTACTAAACATAATTAGTCTTTGACATTTTCAACATCTAAAATACTATATAATAATCTaccaaacataaaataacatgtAGAGGACAGTATTCATTAACACAATGTACTAGTATGATTTCAAACAGTGCATGAGATTCTACACACatttgtttggtattttcttaTTCCTTATGGGTTAATgggaagagatttttttttaaactagcaAAAAATAACTAGGTTGTAGCCATTTtgtaaaggaaacaaaagaaaaacattaagaacttttatatttttaagctATTCATCTTGATTGTCTCTTTCAGTGGAAACTATTGTGAAGCTTATATACTAATATATTTCCAAGATTTCTATACAGACCTGTTCCAAAAGACCGTGTAACTGGGCGTAACTGATCACACCTTGACCTGTAGAGTCATATTTTCTAAATACAGCCAGCatatcatctttcttttccctcAACCGGCACGGACCTTTGCCAGAATAAGCTGAACATTGCTCATTGGAAACTGAAAgtcaaaataatataataaataataaacttggTTAAATGCCAATATAGTGACTGTCCATTGTAATCACTGCTGGAACCTTTTTCCGGCCTGCATTTATTGATGTGTCTTAGTCTTAGGTCACTGCTCGTTAACCCCTTGAtggaaaattaaataattattggtAAACAGTTTGCCTCAAAGTACAAACGCAAAAGAAATTACAAGTATGAGTTTTAGCAACTTAGCAATCCAATCCCATAAGCCAGGCTATAAGGATAGTTTTGGTCTTTCCTTTATTGTAGTTCATAAATCTCTGCTCAACCAAGTCAGTCCTTATAACTCTAAATGCACTTTACTGCTGACTGAGATGCTGTTCAGCTTGATTCTCTCACAAATGAGGTCctaatgttatttttgtattgaaaGTGTTACAATCTATGACTATTTATAACTCTTTGTCAACACTGCTGTCACTAACCTCATCTGGGCGTTCCTCCATGTATCGAAGGGCATACTCATCAGTATCAAGTAAAATGAACTTGAACTTGTTAAAATCCACACAAGCACCCACATAAAGGTCATTTGCCTTGTAGTATTCTGACATTTCTACAAGGAATCGTGGCTGGTTGGGTTTCTTGACACGACCTCTCTCCATAAACTTGCCACCAATGAAGCCTGAAAAAGCCCCACAGCCCAAACAGTTATCTCAATTACCATTAAATCTGCAGTTATCACCCTTTACTGCCTGAATGCAGCGAatctttgtgattattttgtgatctttcaGTGCAATGAGTCcacctttggctgagatatcacgctttataaattctcacttattattaaaattgcattaaaattatttttagtatgCTGATGTCACAGTGTTTGGCTTAGGCTGGAAATGGACCCTTTGAATATTGAATATCACTCATTTGCCTTtacttgggggaaaaaaacacagCTCTGTTAAGGTTCCAAACAGATCATGTATGAGAAATCGATTGATAGGTTCAGCTAACGTCAGCGCCAGTACCATTGTTTAGATTCTTACCAGAATTCCTCACAGGAGGCTCAAAGACGACAATCGTGTCATCACTAAGGAAGAAGGAGATAATGAAGCGCCTGTCCTTGTCGATAGGCTTCTGGGTGTCAAGGCGAGCTAGGAACCTCAGCACATTACTCTCTAGCCCACATCTGTCCTTCTCCATGAACTTGATAAAGTCCCGCATGGGTGGTTTGGGCAAGAGACCCTTGCAGGAGCACAAAGAGTCCTCCTCGGAGCCAAAGCCATTGTAAGGAGGCACTGGCTTTGTGACAGGTGCAGTGAGATCATCTTTGAACTTGAGGGAATTATACTCAGCTAGAACAGAGGCATAAGATGAAAGTTAAATGCCGcacattttttcctcttcctaAAGGGGTGTGTAACCtgcagatattttcttctaaaGTTTGGAAAGCATACAACTATAGCCATACATACTGACAAGTTTTCAGTATTCTGGAGCCAGGTGCACGACACACCTCTAAACACTATAATATAAAGCAGTCATCAAAAATGTGTGTAACATGTAAGTGCGGTAATTGTtatgtttacaataaataagGTACAAAGAGCATCAGAGTACAGATACAGCTATATGAACATACCATCTAATAATATGAAGAACTTTTCTGTTCACTAAGTGGAAAATACACAACTAAAAGCTAAATATCCCACTGTGCTTTTTTTGTAGTTGCAGTAATTTTTAGGCTTCAGCTGTTAAAGGCAACAACATTTGTGTCCGCCAAATAAAGCACACAAGGCACTGACCTTGCACCTAGCTCTCATGACTCTCCAGAACTGCACTTACTTATGCCATACTTCTTTTGGTAATATTCCTTTGTGAATTCGTCACAGTCACAGAGAACAATTTTACGCCCCCATATGTTGAGCACACTTCCCAGCGTCAGATCAGAGTCTCTGTAAAATTCTGGATTGATAGCACCAGTCTGAAAACAAATGCCAGGGAATCTGTCAAATTATGCATTTGTATATTATGTAGTAGCATTAACAATGGGTAGTGACCAGAATGAAAACTACTAACAGACTGAGCCTGCATGGCTATAAACGTTACAGTTTATCATGGAACCTTTGGTCACTTCATGCCAACACAGCAGGTGTtaaaatcaaaaaataaatatcctgGATCCAGTATTAGTTAATATTTAGTATTGTACCAGATGTTTCAATAGTGATAGAAAGCTTGCTATGTGTTCTGGGGGTCATGACAACTTGTCCAAAGGGTAAGCTTTACCTTTAGACTATCAAGGATGTAGCGTCCACCATGCCCAGTGGGTCCAAAGACATTCAGAATTGTTCTGTCTGTAACAACTCCTGGAAGCTTTAAGCCCTCAAAATTTTTAGGCACTGGTCCTCGCCTGAGAAACATTGGTACAGCATCTCGTCCAGAATTTGCAGGAATTACCtgcatgaattaaaaaaaataacttaaatgCAATGATCAGACATGGTTTCTGAtcttgtaaaaatgaaattaaattcaGTCACAGCttacttttcttcctctcaTCTTTGAAGACAACTATTAAAGTAAACAAGAGATCACAGCTATAGTTGTGATAGAAGGGGTTGATTCTCATGGTCAACAGAATTTAGAATGAGCTGAGATCACTATTTTTACTGTCACAGGGTAGATGTGGGTTGCTTTCCCCGATCTCACTCTCATGGGTTCCaagtccttttattttaatgccAGTTCATAGTCTTAGCTAAGGCGAAACATCCACATCCCACACGCGCTCTCGATGAGTCATATAGCTCTCAACTCTGCTCTGTCCTCTCACGTTCTGTCCTCCTACCCTCCTTATATAACCTCTTCACTCGACCAGTAACTACCCTCCATTGCCAAGCCTGTACCTGTTATCTTTACCTCgatctgtgcgtgtgtgcgtgtggatgcATGTCATGTTCCATATACTACTATAAACCAACTTCGGAAAATTGTTTCGAATAAGTTGAAACTCTTTTTTCACGACCAGTTTCTTAGTCACACAATTATAAACCTGAAACAATTCCATATCATCGAGCTTAATTACGGAAAAAGAGTACAATTGCACATTATAAATCACTGGTACCCATGGCAGGGAGAAACtacaacaataaacatgttaCTGTAGTTTTGGATGGTACCAAGGACGGTGATGTCTTTTCGCCTGACTAGAGTGTGACTGTCTCCCTTACTTTCATATTTGCCCGTTGATCTGAGTGAAGTTGTGTCCAATGTTCATCAATTCATCTGTTATGATATTTGCTACGTTCCTGTGTTGATTTCTGTGTGTGCGCCCTTTTCCAATTTTCCTGGGccactttatttttactgtcaCATGATCTGCGCCATGTTGCCATGACTTAGATCTAAGATCTACACATGACCGTGTCGACTTCAGACTCTGATTACCTCCCTGCAGCTGCTTCGGAAAGATTTGATGTCGAGCTCTCATAGCAAGCTTTTCGTGCAGTACAGGCAAATCTGCAACGACTAACATCAGAtatctccaggaagctcagCTTACAACGACCGTTTGCGTGTTGTGTTGATGGAATGATATTTCTATCTGCCGAAGTTGGGCCAATTTAATGCACCGAAGATTGCGAGATGAGCTTtcatacaaatgtcataataactttcagatattttcagATGCAGAACTTTACTGACATCGAATAT encodes the following:
- the LOC112555357 gene encoding LOW QUALITY PROTEIN: EF-hand domain-containing family member C2-like (The sequence of the model RefSeq protein was modified relative to this genomic sequence to represent the inferred CDS: inserted 1 base in 1 codon), which encodes MALPYLPGNLFNNNLGKTKHHKPHHFDICNDVAMMVGETKPGIGGEPRLGQKAKPANSRIPKGEGPNLPAWVAFDRQVLSFDAYYQEGVVEKREEQYRVRKCKIFFYPEDDSIQVVEPRNGNTGIPQGTIIRRHRIPKPPPNEDQFYTVEDFNVGLELNLYSKVFKITDCDEFTVNFLRKLGVRVGRPENQPDDPYMKHRKAFEGTMQPLRPYEKFDTLKQFLDHDGHVLRFYCYWDDTTNLFGDVRQLVLHYFLADDTIEIKEVIPANSGRDAVPMFLRRGPVPKNFEGLKLPGVVTDRTILNVFGPTGHGGRYILDSLKTGAINPEFYRDSDLTLGSVLNIWGRKIVLCDCDEFTKEYYQKKYGITEYNSLKFKDDLTAPVTKPVPPYNGFGSEEDSLCSCKGLLPKPPMRDFIKFMEKDRCGLESNVLRFLARLDTQKPIDKDRRFIISFFLSDDTIVVFEPPVRNSGFIGGKFMERGRVKKPNQPRFLVEMSEYYKANDLYVGACVDFNKFKFILLDTDEYALRYMEERPDEFPMSNVQLILAKVRAXLREKKDDMLAVFRKYDSTGQGVISYAQLHGLLEQRGMLVKCTQCKETETKKSTEKIQPTLTEQEVITLARIFADRSEQPMLNAPRVIALVQEQLRKHNYENFNNLMDNLMYQDKNKTGFISPETVRTVFMSSHVPLPDDLLRTVLEVAPSNEKGEIAYAEFLKIINWRDCPVPPMQQPVQSDDEGQGIKAKSAVSAISYSALVDAIFGTFHK